Proteins encoded by one window of Erythrobacter sp.:
- a CDS encoding methylcrotonoyl-CoA carboxylase has translation MTAPVLSSKLDRESPEAKARFAYNKALAEDLRTRVAEAALGGPEKHRERHVSRGKLLPRERVERLLDPGSPFLEIGQLAANGMYEGDVSGASIIAGIGRVSGRQVMIAANDPTVKGGAYYPMTVKKHLRAQEVAQENRLPCIYLVDSGGANLPYQAEVFPDRDHFGRIFYNQAQMSSMGIPQIACVMGSCTAGGAYVPAMSDESVIVREQGTIFLAGPPLVKAATGEEISAEDLGGGALHARKSGVVDHLAENDEHALTIVRDIVSHLGSSTKAQVDMREPRAPRFDADDLYALIPDDVRAPYDVHEVIARLVDGSEIHEFKREYGATLVTGFAHIWGMPVAILANNGVLFSESAQKGAHFIELACQRGIPLLFLQNISGFMVGGKYEAEGIAKHGAKLVTAVATAQVPKVTVVIGGSFGAGNYGMCGRAYSPRFLFTWPNARISVMGGEQAASVLATVHRDADSWTPEQAEAFKAPIRQKYEDEGNPYYATARLWDDGVIDPVQTRDVLGLAFAACLEAPIADAPRFGVFRM, from the coding sequence ATGACCGCTCCTGTACTGTCTTCCAAGCTCGACCGCGAAAGCCCCGAAGCCAAGGCGAGGTTCGCGTATAACAAGGCGCTCGCAGAAGACCTGCGCACTCGCGTGGCCGAGGCCGCGCTGGGCGGGCCGGAGAAGCACCGCGAGCGGCATGTTTCGCGCGGCAAGCTGCTGCCGCGCGAGCGGGTCGAGCGGCTGCTCGATCCCGGTTCGCCGTTTCTGGAGATCGGTCAGCTGGCGGCCAACGGCATGTACGAGGGAGATGTCAGCGGTGCCTCGATCATTGCCGGGATCGGCCGGGTGTCCGGGCGGCAGGTGATGATCGCCGCCAACGATCCGACGGTGAAGGGCGGTGCCTATTACCCGATGACGGTGAAGAAGCACCTGCGCGCGCAGGAAGTGGCGCAGGAAAACCGCCTGCCGTGCATCTACCTGGTCGACAGCGGCGGGGCCAACCTGCCCTATCAGGCGGAGGTTTTCCCGGACCGCGACCATTTCGGGCGGATTTTCTACAATCAGGCGCAAATGAGCAGCATGGGCATCCCGCAGATCGCCTGCGTGATGGGCAGCTGCACTGCGGGCGGGGCTTATGTCCCGGCGATGAGCGACGAGAGCGTGATCGTACGCGAACAGGGGACGATCTTCCTCGCCGGTCCGCCTTTGGTGAAAGCCGCGACGGGCGAGGAAATCAGCGCCGAGGATCTGGGCGGCGGAGCGCTCCACGCGAGAAAGAGCGGCGTGGTCGATCACCTCGCCGAGAACGACGAGCATGCGCTTACCATTGTGCGCGATATCGTCTCGCATCTGGGCTCTTCCACAAAAGCTCAAGTGGACATGAGGGAGCCGCGCGCCCCGCGATTCGACGCCGACGATCTCTACGCGCTGATACCCGACGACGTGCGCGCGCCCTACGATGTGCACGAAGTGATCGCCCGGCTGGTGGACGGCAGCGAGATCCATGAATTCAAGCGCGAATACGGTGCCACGCTGGTCACCGGCTTCGCGCATATCTGGGGAATGCCGGTCGCGATCCTCGCCAACAACGGGGTGCTGTTTTCCGAAAGCGCGCAGAAGGGAGCGCATTTCATCGAACTCGCCTGCCAGCGCGGCATCCCGCTGCTGTTCCTGCAGAATATCTCCGGCTTCATGGTCGGCGGCAAGTACGAAGCCGAAGGCATCGCCAAGCACGGCGCCAAGCTGGTGACGGCAGTGGCGACGGCGCAGGTGCCCAAGGTGACGGTGGTGATCGGCGGCAGCTTCGGCGCGGGCAATTACGGTATGTGCGGGCGGGCCTACTCCCCGCGCTTCCTGTTCACCTGGCCCAACGCGCGGATCTCGGTGATGGGCGGCGAACAGGCGGCTTCGGTGCTGGCGACAGTGCACCGCGATGCGGATTCCTGGACGCCCGAACAGGCCGAGGCGTTCAAGGCCCCGATCCGGCAGAAGTACGAGGACGAGGGCAACCCGTATTATGCGACTGCGAGGTTGTGGGACGACGGAGTGATCGACCCGGTACAAACGCGGGACGTGCTGGGGCTGGCGTTCGCTGCTTGTCTGGAAGCGCCGATTGCGGATGCGCCGCGCTTTGGGGTGTTTCGGATGTGA
- a CDS encoding esterase: MLKSAVTALSALLLLAAPAAAQDTARVAQLTFEAPSLAGNLEGNSTARNVVVVTPPGYDENPERRYPVVYFLHGYWMPVEVQQAGFRLDEAVQASSETGHDFIMVMPDGFSKLRGGFYSSGPIVGDYESMVADDLVGWVDANYRTLADPASRGLAGHSMGGYGTIRIAMHRPGIFSSIYMMSACCLPPMEMTPDQARAIEAMSEEDVAAAEFFQLASVSTLATWSPDPTAEHFLRIDTGLREDGTIDPLINQRLAANSPVVLMPQFLPELAALEGFAMDIGDADFLLEGNAQFRRELDRFGVEYQFELYEGDHGNRIRERIRTEVLPFFAQHLAIEAQ, translated from the coding sequence ATGCTGAAATCCGCCGTTACCGCTCTGTCCGCCCTGCTGTTGCTGGCTGCCCCCGCTGCTGCGCAGGACACCGCACGGGTGGCGCAGTTGACCTTCGAGGCGCCCTCGCTGGCGGGCAATCTCGAAGGCAATTCCACCGCGCGCAATGTCGTGGTCGTCACTCCTCCCGGCTATGACGAGAACCCCGAACGCCGCTATCCGGTGGTCTATTTCCTGCACGGTTACTGGATGCCGGTCGAGGTGCAGCAGGCCGGCTTCCGGCTGGACGAGGCGGTGCAGGCGTCCAGCGAGACGGGGCATGATTTCATCATGGTGATGCCCGACGGGTTCTCGAAGCTGCGCGGCGGCTTCTATTCGTCCGGGCCGATCGTGGGTGACTATGAAAGCATGGTGGCGGATGATCTGGTCGGCTGGGTCGATGCCAATTACCGGACGCTTGCCGATCCCGCCTCGCGCGGGCTGGCTGGGCATTCGATGGGCGGCTACGGCACGATCCGCATCGCCATGCACCGCCCCGGCATCTTCTCCAGCATCTACATGATGAGCGCCTGCTGCCTGCCGCCGATGGAAATGACGCCCGATCAGGCGCGCGCCATCGAAGCCATGAGCGAGGAGGACGTGGCCGCCGCCGAATTCTTCCAGCTGGCGAGCGTGTCGACGCTGGCAACCTGGTCGCCCGATCCAACAGCCGAGCACTTCCTCCGTATCGACACCGGCCTGCGCGAAGACGGCACCATCGATCCGCTGATCAACCAGCGCCTCGCTGCCAATTCGCCGGTAGTACTGATGCCGCAATTCCTGCCCGAACTGGCGGCACTGGAAGGCTTTGCGATGGACATCGGCGATGCCGACTTCCTGCTCGAAGGCAATGCCCAGTTCCGCCGCGAGCTGGATCGCTTCGGCGTGGAATACCAGTTCGAACTCTACGAAGGCGACCACGGCAACCGCATCCGCGAACGCATCCGCACCGAAGTGCTGCCGTTCTTTGCACAGCATCTTGCAATCGAGGCCCAATGA
- a CDS encoding acyl-CoA dehydrogenase family protein: MRATPDFDFGLTEEAKMIRESVARFADERIAPLAAQVDAEDWFPIELWPEMGELGLHGMTVSEADGGTGLGYLEHTIAVEEVSRASASVGLSYGAHSNLCVNQIARWGNAAQKAKYLPGLISGEHVGSLAMSEPGAGSDVVSMKLKADAVQGGYVLNGTKFWITNGHAAQTLVVYARTDADAGSKGITAFLIERDMPGFSCGQKIAKMGMKGSITSELVFDNCEVPAENVLGEIGRGVQVLMSGLDYERVVLSGVQLGIMQACLDTVIPYVRERSQFGKPIGAFQLIQAKVADMYVALQSARAYAYAVARACDAGQTTRFDAAGAILLASENAFRVAGEAVQALGGAGYTTDWPVERYLRDAKLLDIGAGTNEIRRMLIGRELIGV, translated from the coding sequence ATGCGTGCCACTCCCGATTTCGACTTCGGCCTGACCGAAGAGGCCAAGATGATCCGCGAAAGCGTTGCCCGCTTCGCCGACGAGCGGATTGCGCCGCTGGCTGCACAGGTGGATGCCGAGGACTGGTTCCCGATCGAGCTCTGGCCCGAGATGGGTGAACTGGGCCTGCACGGCATGACCGTAAGCGAGGCCGACGGCGGCACCGGGCTCGGCTATCTCGAACATACCATCGCGGTGGAGGAGGTTAGCCGCGCCAGCGCCTCGGTCGGGCTCAGCTACGGCGCGCATTCGAACCTCTGCGTCAACCAGATCGCCCGCTGGGGCAATGCCGCGCAGAAAGCGAAATACCTCCCTGGCCTGATTTCGGGCGAACATGTGGGTTCACTGGCGATGAGCGAGCCGGGGGCGGGTTCGGACGTCGTTTCTATGAAACTGAAGGCCGATGCCGTGCAGGGCGGCTACGTGCTCAACGGCACCAAGTTCTGGATCACCAACGGTCACGCTGCACAGACACTGGTGGTCTATGCCCGCACCGATGCCGATGCCGGCAGCAAGGGCATCACCGCCTTCCTGATCGAGCGGGACATGCCCGGCTTCTCCTGCGGGCAGAAGATCGCAAAAATGGGCATGAAGGGCTCGATCACCAGCGAACTGGTATTCGACAATTGCGAGGTGCCTGCAGAGAACGTGCTCGGAGAAATAGGCAGGGGCGTGCAGGTGCTGATGAGCGGGCTCGATTACGAGCGCGTGGTGCTCTCCGGCGTCCAGCTCGGCATCATGCAGGCCTGCCTCGACACGGTGATCCCCTATGTCCGCGAACGCAGCCAGTTCGGCAAGCCGATCGGCGCGTTTCAGCTGATCCAGGCCAAGGTGGCGGACATGTATGTCGCGCTGCAATCGGCGCGCGCCTATGCCTATGCCGTGGCCCGCGCCTGCGATGCCGGTCAGACCACGCGTTTCGACGCGGCGGGCGCGATCCTGCTGGCGAGCGAAAACGCCTTCCGCGTAGCGGGCGAAGCGGTGCAGGCGCTGGGCGGCGCGGGCTACACCACCGACTGGCCTGTCGAACGCTACCTGCGCGACGCAAAGCTGCTGGACATCGGCGCGGGGACGAACGAGATCAGGCGGATGCTGATCGGGCGGGAATTGATCGGGGTTTAG
- a CDS encoding PAS domain-containing protein codes for MDEAERLRVLDSFAPDSLQDDAELAAIVQFAARLCDVPIAQVTLVEQLRQRFLSGLGLDVCEASRDGSFCAEAMLSPGLMEVRDATGDPRFASHAMVTSAPAIRFYAGQPLISAEGVPLGALCVIGTVVRPDGLTALQRQGMEVLGQAVMRRLNAQRESIRAEREIALREDRLQRILEGMPQIAWSADAEGNFDYFNARWEKQIGAAPPGSSDEWQRFIHPDDHEMIFADWYGALRSGEEFAAEYRLRFADGSYRWVMGQALPVTEADGTKRWFGTVTDVHELRQALEQRDMIASELSHRIKNIFAVMIGLATLKVRKTPEHQPYADELVEVLRALGRAHDFVQPGAASAQDRLQGLLAALFAPYSDNASTPRVLVSGADSAIGLNAATPLALVFHELATNSAKYGALSGEVGHVTLAVEDRGEHIALNWAEHGGPPAVDSGQDGFGSRLVEMSVKGQLGGSWERRFTPDGLVVQLTVSKKSIAR; via the coding sequence GTGGACGAGGCTGAGCGTTTGCGCGTGCTCGATAGTTTCGCGCCTGATTCACTGCAGGACGATGCCGAACTCGCCGCCATCGTGCAATTTGCCGCGCGCTTGTGCGATGTGCCGATTGCGCAGGTCACGCTGGTTGAGCAATTGCGCCAGCGCTTCCTTTCCGGCCTGGGACTCGACGTGTGCGAGGCTTCGCGCGACGGCTCCTTCTGCGCCGAGGCAATGCTGTCGCCGGGACTGATGGAAGTGCGCGATGCCACCGGCGATCCGCGTTTCGCTTCCCATGCAATGGTCACTTCCGCGCCTGCTATCCGCTTCTATGCCGGACAACCGCTGATTTCTGCAGAAGGAGTGCCGCTAGGTGCGCTTTGCGTCATCGGCACGGTCGTGCGACCAGATGGGCTCACCGCGCTTCAGCGTCAGGGTATGGAAGTGCTGGGTCAGGCGGTAATGCGTCGGCTCAACGCGCAGCGTGAAAGCATTCGGGCGGAGCGGGAAATCGCCTTGCGCGAAGACCGCCTGCAACGCATTCTCGAAGGCATGCCGCAGATCGCCTGGTCTGCCGATGCGGAGGGCAATTTCGACTATTTCAACGCTCGCTGGGAAAAGCAGATCGGCGCGGCGCCGCCGGGATCTTCCGACGAATGGCAGCGCTTCATCCATCCCGACGATCACGAGATGATCTTCGCAGATTGGTATGGGGCACTCAGGAGCGGGGAGGAATTTGCTGCAGAATATCGGCTGCGTTTCGCTGATGGAAGTTACCGTTGGGTAATGGGGCAGGCCCTACCGGTAACCGAAGCGGACGGAACCAAGCGCTGGTTCGGCACGGTCACCGACGTCCACGAATTGCGCCAGGCGCTGGAACAGCGCGACATGATCGCCAGCGAATTGTCGCACCGGATCAAGAACATCTTCGCGGTAATGATCGGACTGGCAACCTTAAAGGTGCGCAAAACGCCTGAACACCAGCCCTATGCAGACGAACTGGTCGAAGTGCTCCGCGCGCTGGGCCGGGCGCACGATTTCGTCCAGCCGGGTGCAGCGTCGGCGCAGGATCGGTTGCAGGGATTGCTGGCAGCACTGTTCGCGCCCTACTCTGACAATGCGAGCACCCCGCGGGTGCTGGTGAGCGGGGCAGACAGTGCCATCGGCCTGAATGCCGCGACGCCACTGGCGCTGGTATTCCACGAGCTCGCGACAAATTCCGCGAAGTATGGCGCTCTTTCGGGAGAGGTTGGCCATGTGACATTGGCGGTGGAGGATCGCGGCGAACACATCGCGCTGAACTGGGCCGAGCATGGTGGCCCTCCCGCAGTTGATAGCGGGCAGGACGGTTTCGGTTCGCGGCTGGTGGAAATGAGCGTGAAGGGGCAGCTCGGCGGCAGCTGGGAACGCCGGTTCACGCCCGACGGACTGGTTGTGCAACTGACCGTCTCGAAGAAATCTATCGCGCGTTAG
- a CDS encoding SAM-dependent methyltransferase: MSDLREEDARRDLGETFRRLIAATGPISLAHYMGESNARYYTDRKPIGGPSSVGGGDFITAPEVSQMFGELIGLWLADMWIRAGRTEPVHYVELGPGRGTLARDAFRAMLRYGLKPKMHLVETSRRMRDAQLATLPEAIHHHDLSRIPLAGPVLLVANEFLDALPVRQLVKTEEGWREIMVSVDTAGNFIEVPGRQPMDSAVAEAKRNSQLGTVIETSPACATILFEVAGRLAEQGGAALFIDYGHADGRSGASLQAVRDHQRVGVFDAPGEVDLSAHVDFAQMEQIARSRGARVLGTVEQGAWLKALGIDQRAEALAKFAPQHREALMRARDRLTSPEQMGSLFKVMGLTGPDWPDAVGFAPPVA; the protein is encoded by the coding sequence ATGAGCGACTTGCGCGAAGAGGATGCCCGGCGCGACCTTGGCGAAACCTTCCGGCGCCTGATCGCAGCTACCGGGCCAATCAGCCTGGCGCATTACATGGGCGAATCCAATGCCCGCTATTATACCGATCGCAAGCCCATAGGCGGTCCCAGCAGTGTGGGGGGCGGGGACTTCATCACCGCCCCCGAAGTGAGCCAGATGTTCGGCGAGCTGATCGGGCTGTGGCTGGCGGACATGTGGATCCGCGCCGGGCGAACCGAGCCGGTGCATTATGTCGAGCTTGGCCCCGGTAGGGGCACGCTCGCGCGCGATGCCTTCCGGGCGATGCTGCGCTACGGACTCAAGCCGAAGATGCACCTTGTGGAGACTTCGCGGCGGATGCGCGATGCACAACTGGCGACGCTTCCCGAAGCAATCCATCACCACGATCTCTCCCGCATTCCGCTGGCCGGACCGGTGTTGCTGGTGGCCAACGAATTCCTCGATGCCTTGCCGGTGCGGCAGCTTGTGAAAACCGAGGAAGGCTGGCGCGAGATCATGGTGAGCGTGGACACCGCGGGCAATTTCATCGAAGTGCCCGGTCGCCAACCGATGGATTCCGCGGTGGCCGAAGCGAAACGCAATTCACAGCTGGGTACGGTGATCGAAACCTCGCCCGCCTGCGCCACCATTCTGTTCGAAGTGGCGGGGCGGCTGGCGGAACAGGGCGGTGCGGCCCTGTTCATCGATTACGGCCATGCCGATGGGCGTTCCGGTGCCAGCTTGCAAGCGGTACGCGATCACCAGAGGGTCGGCGTGTTCGATGCTCCGGGAGAAGTGGACCTCTCCGCCCATGTCGATTTCGCGCAGATGGAACAGATCGCCCGTTCGCGGGGCGCGCGGGTGCTCGGCACGGTGGAGCAGGGGGCCTGGCTGAAAGCGCTGGGGATCGACCAGCGCGCCGAGGCGCTGGCCAAATTCGCCCCGCAGCACCGCGAAGCGCTGATGCGCGCGCGCGACCGGCTGACTTCGCCCGAGCAAATGGGCAGCCTGTTCAAGGTGATGGGCCTGACCGGACCCGACTGGCCTGATGCAGTCGGCTTCGCCCCGCCCGTCGCCTGA
- a CDS encoding prolipoprotein diacylglyceryl transferase, whose amino-acid sequence MLDMLATASGEVIRWSELGLRPGLDLGFFELKYYSLAYLAGIIFAYWHLSRMIKAPGAPMAQVHVDDLFFWCTLGIILGGRIGYLTFYEPGLWTDFSGDGFISWRALRLWDGGMSFHGGLAGVVAAIGYVSWRGGLPFLRVCDYISVNVGMGMLLGRLANFINGELWGRVAGPDAPLAMIFPTDPDALPRHPSQLYQAFGEGLLVLVVMLSLFWLTRARFRTGFLVGVFTVLIAVARFTVEFFRQPDAQLTEFAERTGLSMGQWLTVPMLVLGLGLVVWSLTRPATATGAKKIPATPTGAPPEVDTTSA is encoded by the coding sequence ATGCTGGATATGCTGGCCACAGCATCGGGCGAAGTCATCCGCTGGAGCGAGCTGGGCCTGCGCCCCGGCCTCGATCTCGGGTTTTTCGAGCTGAAGTACTATTCGCTCGCCTATCTGGCGGGGATTATTTTCGCCTACTGGCACCTGTCGAGAATGATCAAGGCTCCTGGCGCGCCGATGGCGCAGGTCCATGTCGATGACCTGTTTTTCTGGTGTACGCTGGGCATCATCCTCGGCGGGCGGATCGGTTATCTGACCTTTTACGAACCCGGCCTGTGGACCGACTTTTCGGGCGATGGCTTCATCTCCTGGCGCGCGCTGCGATTGTGGGACGGCGGGATGAGCTTCCACGGCGGACTGGCCGGCGTGGTAGCAGCCATCGGCTATGTCAGCTGGCGCGGCGGGCTGCCGTTCCTGCGGGTCTGCGATTATATCAGCGTCAATGTCGGCATGGGGATGCTGCTCGGGCGGCTGGCGAATTTCATCAACGGCGAGTTGTGGGGTCGCGTTGCGGGGCCGGACGCGCCACTGGCAATGATCTTCCCGACCGATCCCGACGCGCTCCCGCGCCATCCCAGCCAGCTCTACCAGGCGTTTGGTGAGGGGCTGCTGGTGCTGGTGGTAATGCTGAGCCTGTTCTGGCTGACCCGCGCGCGCTTCCGCACCGGGTTTCTTGTCGGCGTGTTCACCGTGCTGATCGCGGTAGCCCGCTTCACGGTTGAATTCTTCCGCCAGCCGGACGCACAGCTGACCGAATTCGCCGAGCGCACCGGGCTCAGCATGGGGCAATGGCTGACGGTGCCGATGCTCGTGCTGGGGCTGGGGCTGGTGGTCTGGTCTTTGACCCGCCCGGCCACCGCCACCGGCGCGAAGAAAATCCCGGCAACGCCCACGGGCGCGCCGCCGGAGGTGGATACCACTTCCGCATGA
- a CDS encoding [protein-PII] uridylyltransferase: MNLPSIPQQRKIIDRRALAASVAAIVEQHGATAGRQRVVDALRHALAEGRKEIGTRLARHPGAGHEHAHSQAFLIDQLIRVIHDHVIDHVYPAANRSSGERIALLAVGGYGRGEMAPYSDVDLAFITPHKPTSWCEQVIEAILYYLWDLNLQVGHSSRSLAEMVRMARGDLTIRTALLEGRYLWGDKGVYDMASAQFWNEVVPGTQATFVQEKLEESNARHKRMGDSRYVVEPNVKDGKGGLRDLQTLYWIGKYTHRVKSAADLVETGLFTEREYRSFRRAEGFLLAVRAHLHSISGRGEDRLTFDLQREVAERMQYADRPGKSAVERFMQFYFLQAKHVGHLTGVFLAELEEQATQKSRVAGFFSSIRRGRSRKVDGYLAEGDRLAAPSDDWFAKDPVRLLEVFAVAEREGLEVHPGTIRIARRDAGLIGPEVRRDPRANDLFMQVLAGKRDPETVLRWMNEAGVFGRFVPDFGKVNAQMQFDMYHHYTVDEHTIRAIGLLSEIERGLHGEDHPLASEIIPKLVNRRVLFVATLLHDIAKGRGGDHSVLGAEVARKLCPRLGLDEKETELVAWLVRYHLWMSATAFKRDLSDPRTIANFVAEVQSLERLRLLTVLTIVDIRAVGPGVWNSWKRQLLADCYEAAQELLRLGHKTHGRAERVAAKKERVGDLLGAKAHLVADLDDRFDDTYWIAEPEDVIAINLAHYAAARAAQDSLSIHTVYYAALGATLVTVIGNDHPGLFFRIAGAIHLAGGNICDARIHTNKVGKAVDNFLVQDPLGKPFSEPSQLKRLQKAIEDALANRIDMVPSLAKRPLKHMRAQNFRVSAEVTFDNDASSRFTVIEVNATDRPALLNRLTRAMFEQNLLINSAHITHYGERAVDTFYVTDLLGMKVDSAERLRKVERALLDAVAAGETELEEAAQ; the protein is encoded by the coding sequence GTGAACCTTCCCAGCATCCCCCAGCAGCGCAAGATCATCGATCGCCGCGCGCTTGCGGCCAGCGTCGCCGCAATCGTCGAGCAGCACGGCGCAACGGCTGGGCGGCAGCGGGTGGTCGATGCGCTGCGCCACGCGCTGGCCGAAGGTCGCAAGGAAATCGGTACCAGGCTCGCCCGACACCCCGGCGCGGGGCACGAGCACGCGCACAGCCAGGCATTCCTGATCGACCAGCTGATCCGGGTTATCCACGATCACGTGATCGACCACGTCTATCCTGCCGCCAACCGTTCGAGCGGCGAACGTATCGCGCTGCTGGCAGTGGGCGGCTACGGGCGCGGCGAGATGGCACCCTATTCGGATGTCGACCTGGCGTTTATCACCCCGCACAAGCCGACCAGCTGGTGCGAACAGGTGATCGAGGCGATCCTCTATTACCTGTGGGACCTGAACTTGCAGGTCGGCCATTCCAGCCGTTCGCTGGCGGAAATGGTGCGGATGGCGAGGGGCGACCTGACGATCCGCACCGCGCTGCTCGAAGGGCGTTACCTGTGGGGTGATAAGGGCGTGTACGACATGGCCAGCGCCCAGTTCTGGAACGAAGTCGTCCCCGGCACCCAGGCCACTTTCGTGCAGGAGAAGCTCGAGGAAAGCAACGCGCGGCACAAGCGGATGGGCGATTCGCGCTATGTCGTCGAACCCAATGTGAAGGATGGCAAGGGCGGCCTGCGCGATTTGCAGACGCTCTACTGGATCGGCAAATATACCCACCGGGTCAAAAGCGCCGCCGATCTGGTCGAAACCGGGCTGTTCACCGAACGCGAATACCGCAGCTTCCGCCGTGCCGAAGGGTTCCTGCTGGCAGTGCGCGCGCACCTGCATTCGATCTCGGGTCGCGGAGAGGACCGGCTGACCTTCGATCTCCAACGCGAAGTGGCCGAGCGGATGCAGTATGCCGACCGCCCCGGCAAAAGCGCGGTCGAACGGTTCATGCAGTTCTACTTCCTCCAGGCCAAGCACGTCGGCCACCTGACGGGGGTGTTCCTTGCCGAGCTGGAGGAACAGGCGACGCAAAAGAGCCGGGTGGCAGGGTTCTTTTCCTCGATCCGCCGGGGCCGCTCGCGGAAGGTCGATGGCTATCTGGCCGAAGGAGACAGGCTGGCTGCGCCCTCGGACGACTGGTTCGCCAAAGACCCGGTGCGCCTGCTCGAAGTGTTCGCCGTGGCCGAACGCGAGGGGCTGGAAGTCCACCCCGGCACCATCCGCATCGCCCGCCGCGATGCCGGGCTGATCGGCCCCGAAGTTCGCCGCGACCCGCGGGCCAACGACCTGTTCATGCAGGTGCTGGCAGGCAAGCGCGATCCTGAGACGGTGCTGCGCTGGATGAACGAAGCCGGCGTTTTCGGCCGGTTCGTGCCGGATTTCGGCAAGGTCAACGCGCAGATGCAGTTCGACATGTATCATCATTATACGGTGGACGAACACACCATCCGCGCCATCGGTCTGCTCAGCGAGATCGAGCGCGGATTGCACGGCGAGGATCACCCCCTCGCCAGCGAGATCATACCCAAGCTGGTCAACCGCCGGGTACTGTTCGTCGCCACCTTGCTGCACGATATCGCCAAGGGGCGCGGCGGCGATCATTCGGTGCTGGGGGCAGAGGTGGCGCGCAAGCTGTGCCCGCGGCTGGGGCTGGACGAGAAGGAGACCGAACTCGTCGCCTGGCTGGTCCGCTACCACCTGTGGATGAGCGCCACCGCCTTCAAGCGCGACCTGTCCGATCCGCGCACCATCGCCAATTTCGTCGCCGAAGTGCAGAGCCTTGAACGGTTGCGGCTGCTGACCGTGCTCACCATCGTCGATATCCGCGCGGTCGGGCCGGGGGTGTGGAACAGCTGGAAGCGGCAATTGCTCGCCGATTGCTACGAAGCGGCGCAGGAATTGCTGCGGCTCGGACACAAGACCCACGGGCGCGCCGAGCGGGTGGCGGCGAAGAAGGAGCGGGTGGGCGACCTGCTCGGCGCAAAGGCGCACTTGGTGGCCGATCTGGATGATCGTTTCGACGATACCTACTGGATCGCCGAGCCGGAAGACGTGATCGCCATCAACCTCGCGCATTATGCTGCAGCCCGCGCAGCGCAGGATTCGCTTTCGATCCATACCGTGTATTACGCTGCACTGGGGGCCACGCTTGTGACGGTGATCGGCAACGATCATCCGGGCCTGTTCTTCCGCATTGCCGGGGCCATCCATCTGGCAGGCGGCAATATCTGCGACGCTCGCATCCACACCAACAAGGTTGGCAAGGCGGTGGACAATTTCCTGGTGCAAGACCCGCTGGGCAAGCCGTTCAGCGAGCCATCGCAGCTCAAGCGCCTGCAGAAGGCGATCGAGGATGCACTGGCAAATCGCATCGACATGGTACCGAGCCTGGCCAAGCGCCCGCTGAAGCACATGCGGGCGCAGAATTTCCGCGTTTCGGCTGAAGTTACCTTTGATAATGACGCGAGCAGCCGCTTTACGGTTATCGAGGTCAACGCAACCGATCGCCCGGCGCTGCTCAACCGGCTGACGCGGGCGATGTTCGAACAGAACCTGTTGATCAATTCGGCGCACATTACCCATTACGGGGAGCGCGCGGTGGATACCTTCTACGTCACCGACCTCTTGGGGATGAAGGTCGATTCGGCGGAACGGCTACGCAAGGTGGAACGGGCCCTGCTCGATGCAGTTGCGGCGGGCGAGACCGAACTGGAGGAAGCGGCGCAATAG
- a CDS encoding PilZ domain-containing protein, with protein MNAMIDVAQQTGLSEGTDSDHRNNGRARVDIDCDIRIGNRAWRRAQLADLTPDGFQVTILDMPPRGTPLFIRFAGIQLLQAEVCWAKVDTAGCRFLTPISPYVFDHIVATCG; from the coding sequence GTGAACGCGATGATAGATGTGGCCCAGCAGACCGGTCTGTCCGAAGGCACCGACTCCGATCACCGGAACAATGGCCGGGCGCGTGTCGATATCGATTGCGATATCCGGATCGGCAACCGCGCCTGGCGCCGGGCGCAACTGGCGGATCTGACGCCGGACGGCTTCCAGGTCACCATTCTCGACATGCCGCCGCGCGGCACTCCGCTGTTTATCCGCTTCGCCGGAATCCAGTTGCTTCAGGCCGAAGTGTGCTGGGCAAAGGTGGACACGGCGGGTTGCCGCTTCCTGACCCCGATCAGCCCCTACGTCTTTGATCACATCGTCGCCACCTGCGGCTGA